The Pseudanabaena sp. ABRG5-3 genome includes the window CCCACATTTCTACTGGTTGACGGACATTCCCTCGCATTTCGCGCCTTTTACGCCTTTGGTAAACATCCCGAAGGCGGTCTGCGAACCTCGACAGGAATCCCCACCAGTGTTTGTTTTGGCTTCTTGAAGGCATTAATCGAAATGCTCGATCGCGAAAAACCTGCTGCCGTGGCGATCGCCTTTGACCTTGCTCAGCCCACCTTTCGCCATGAAATCGACGATACTTACAAGGCGAATCGCTCAGAAACCCCTGAGAGCTTTATTCCTGACATTCAGAACTTGCAAAAAGTATTAGCAGCAATGAATTTGCCCGCGATTACCCAAGCAGGTTTTGAGGCGGATGATGTCTTGGGAACGCTCTCACAGGCGGCGAGTGCGGAGGGTTATACAGTAAAGATCCTAAGTGGCGATCGCGATTTATTTCAGCTAATCGATGCCGAAAAGCGCATTTCGGTACTGAACTTAGGACAAAAAGATAAGATTGTGGAATACCATGCCGATCAAGTGAAAGAGAGGCTCGGTGTATTACCTACGCAGGTTGTGGACTATAAAGCTCTTTGCGGTGACGCTTCCGACAATATTCCGGGTGTGCGAGGGATTGGCGAAAAAACGGCGGTTAAATTAATTACGGAATATGGCTCATTAGAGAATGTTTTGGCGGCTTTGCCTAGTATGAAGGGAGCAGTTAAAACCAAGCTAGAGCAAGGAATTGAAGATGCTAAGCACTCACAATTTATGGCGACAATTAAGACGGATGTGCCGCTTCCTGTAGCGATCGCTGATTGTAAGTTGACAGGTTTTGATACGGAGCAGTTAATTCCTCTTTTAGAGGAACTGGAGCTAAAGGATTTTATCAAGCGAGTTGATCAGATTCAGGCGAAGTTGTCGGGGAATTATGAGAAGCCCTCACCCCCAGCCCCTCTCCCACTGGGAGAGGGGAGCAAGACTGATTCCGCGAATCAGGGAAATAGTGAAGATGAGGAGTTGTGGTTTGATTTTGCTAAGCAAGAGGAGAATCAAGCGATCGCAGCTACAGCTTCTTTAAAATTAAATGTGCAGATTATTGACACAATTCCTAAATTAGAGAATTTATGCAAAATCCTGAGTAACAAACAACCGATGGCATGGGATACGGAAACCTCGGCATTAAATCCCTTTGAAGCGGAGTTGGTGGGCATTGGTTGCTGTTGGGGAGATTCTATTAGTGAAGTTGCTTATATTCCCTTAAGTCACACTTCAGGGCAAAACCTGCAATGGGAAGAGGTAAGCACGATTCTCAAACCAATTCTCGAAGATGCTAGTTATCCTAAATATTTGCAAAATGCCAAGTTCGATCGCTTAATGTTTAAGTCCGCAGGGATTGAACTGGCAGGTGTAGTATTCGATACGATGATTGCGAGCTATGTCATCGATCCCGAAGCTAGTCATAAACTTGACGATCTGGCGATGGAATTATTGCAAATCCGCACCGTTAGCTATAAAACCCTCGTTGGCAAACTCAAATCGATCGCGGAAGTCGCGATTCCCTCTGTCGCTCAATATTGCGGCATGGATACCTATATCACCTATCATATTCAACCAATTTTAGAAGAGAAATTAAAAGCTGTTCCTAAATTGTGGGAACTGTTCCAAAATTTAGAAATGCCCCTAGAGCCAATTCTCGCGGAAATGGAATGGCGAGGGATTAGGATTGATAAGGATTATTTGGGTATTTTCTCAAAGGAATTAGAGAAGGACTTAGATGCTTTAGCAATCAAAGCCTATGCCGAAGCGGGACAAGAGTTTAACCTTAATTCACCCAAGCAATTAAGCGAAATTCTATTAGAGCTTCTCGGCGAAAAGTTCACTAAGAAATCGCGCAAAAGCAAAACAGGCTACTCCACCGATGTTGCTGTTCTCAATAAATTAGAAGGCGATCATCCCCTCATTGACACCATTCTCGAAAACCGCACCCTTGCCAAACTTAAATCCACATATGTTGATGCTCTACCCTCACTGATTCAACCCAAAACTGGGCGCGTGCATACCGATTTCAATCAAACTGTGACTGCCACAGGACGCTTAAGCAGTTCCAATCCCAATTTGCAAAATATTCCCATTCGTACCGCTTTCAGTAAGCGCATTCGTGCAGGATTTTTGCCCAAGGAAGATTGGATTTTAATGGCTGCCGACTATTCTCAAATTGAACTGCGGATTCTCGCTCACTTAAGCCAAGAGCCTGAATTAATGCGAGCCTTTAATGCTGGTGAAGATGTGCATACAGTTACTGCTCAATTACTTCTAGAAAAAGAAGAAGTGAATAGTGAAGAACGTCGCCTCGCGAAAATTATTAACTACGGTGTGATCTATGGCATGGGAGCGCAGAAGTTTAGCCGTGATATTGGTGTGCCTGTAAAACAAGCCAAGCAATTCATTGACAAATTTAATCAGCGATACGAACGCATCTTTACCTATATGCAAAGTGTGGAAGTGGAAGCGGAACGGGATGGCTATGTGCAAACTGTGCTAGGCAGAAGACGCTATTTTCGCAATCTCAAAGAGATGGGCGGCTATCAAAAAGCAGCCCTGTTGCGATCGGCGGTAAATGCACCGATACAGGGAACTAGCGCTGACATTGTGAAACTTGCGATGCTAAAAGTGCATGATCTTCTCAAAGACTATCAAGCAAAATTGCTGCTGCAAGTCCACGATGAATTAGTCTTTGAGGTTCCCCCCGATGAAGTGGCGGAATTGCAACCGAAAATCAAATTAGCAATGGAAACAGCTTTAGAGCTTTCAGTAAAGCTAGAAGTAGACATACACACTGGTAAAAATTGGATGGAGGCAAAGTAATTTAATCGCCAATTCAAGGATGAAATGCAACACCTAGAGATCTTTGCGTAAAAAGACAGAGATTGGACATTGGGAAAGTGATACTGTAATTGGCTGCAATCATATGGGTGTAGTCGTTACACATGTTGGCAAAGCCTCGAAGTACTTACTTGCTGGACTAGCTAAAGACAAGACAATAGCAGAAATAAATAGAGTGACAATCAATATCATTCATGGGAACGTGGATTGAATGAACATGCTAATGGATTGATTAGAGAGTTCTATCCCAAAAGTACAAACTTCAAAATCGTGAAAGAAGAGAACTTTCAGAAAGTGGTGAATTTGATCAATCACAGACCGAGAAAATCTCTTGACTATCTTACTCCTTACGAAGTATTCTTTGCTTCATCAGATACCGTTGCATTTCATCCTTAGAATTGGTGAATTAATACTTTTTAGCTCGATCACATCCCCCTTGTGATAATTAATAATCCGCCAATCACCTGTTTCAGTTTTGCGGAATAGCTCGATCTTGATCGCATCTACACTGACTAAAACATATTCTTGCAAACTGGGATTGCGGCGGTACATTTTAAATTTGTTACCGCGATCGTAGGCTTCTGTGCTGGGGGATAAGACTTCAACGATCAGACAAGGATAGGTAATGTATTGGGTTGTAGTCCTATCGCGATCGCGTAGAGTCTCTGGAAGAGAATCGTCACAGGTCACACTGATATCAGGATAGACGTACTTCGTCTCGCCTACAATGCTTACTCGACAATCAGAATTAAGGGTTTTACAGCCGCTTCCACGCAGATGAGTTTTAAGTAGAGTCAGAAAGTTTCCCGCAATATCCCCATGATCGATCGTGCCACCACTCATCGCATAAACTTCACCATTGATGTACTCATGGCATTCTAATTGTTGTTCCTCCCATCAGAAAAATCAATATCTTCATCAGACATTGCATCCAATCTCGCCAAATCAGTTTCAGACTTGTTCAAAATAGACTTGTTGTTCATAAATCCGATCCTCCACTCCAAATAACAAATTTCCGCCGCCACAGGTATAGTCATAAATTTTCAAAAGGCGATCGCTATCCTCAATCTTTGAGGCAATAATCTCCGCAATCAACCCAATCACATCATCAGACGTATACTGTTCCCCCGCCGTCTCCGCCGAGATATCCGCCCATCGCCGCTTAATATGCTCCTCTAAAGTCGTAATTGCCGAGTTATCAAAGGGCTTTAGTTTAGGTCAATCCCACTCCATTCCTTTGTATAGCCCAACAAAACTTTTTTCGCCTTTAGCTTCGCAATCACTCCCTTGATATCGAGAAACTTCTCGCCATCTGTCGCCTCAACACCCAATAAATCCCTAGTTTCTCCATCAAAACCATGCAAATAAGCCTCAAAGTCAATATCAAAGGATTTATCATTCTGGCAGATATCCTTCAAGGTCTGATTCTTCTCAAAAATAAACTTGTTATAGCAATGTAAGAGATAGCTAGGACAAATCAAAACCCAAATAAGTGAAGGCGGCACGAAGTGCCGCCTTCACTTATTTGGGTTTTATGTCCTAAGCAAAACTTACATTGCTATATAGCCCTGACCGCGATCTTGAATTAGTGTCATCCGATCCTCTGCATCCAGATCCGCCAACTCCGCCTCCCCAATTTCGGCAGTTAGTTCATCCAGCATCCTAATCAAACGGCTTTCGATCATCACCAAAGCAAAAAAAGGCATCATGTAAGACGGCTATTCTGACTCCTTAATCCCACAGCCCCGCAGTAGATCCGCCGTTGCCCAGATCCTTGATTCGTATTGAAGAATGTTATTGTTATCAGTCATGCAAAATTTTTTAGCTACAGCTTTTGAAAGTATAGTAGCTACAAGCCACCAAGAAAGATTCGCCCAAAAAAATTCGATTAGCTAAACATCCAAAAGTATGACTGCTCAGTTTCATCATGTCCCCGTCCTTGCCGAACCAACGATCACTGGTTTAGAAATCGTTGCAGGTGGCGCATATCTCGATTGCACCGTGGGTGGTGGTGGGCATAGTGCCTTAATTTTGCAAGCGGCGGAGAATGTGAGTTTAGTGGGAATCGATCGCGATGAAATGGCGATCGCTGCGGCTAGCGAAAACCTCAAAGATTATGTCAATCAAGTCAGCTTTTGGCGGGGCAACTTTTGTGAATATAAACCCGCAGCAGATTTGAAATTTGATGGAATTTTGGCAGACTTAGGCGTGAGTTCCACCCAATTTGATGTGGCAGAGCGCGGTTTTAGCTTTCGTGAAGCTGGTGATCTCGATATGCGGATGGATAATCGCCAAACCCTCACAGCCGCCGAAATTGTTAATCATTATCAAGAAAAAGAACTTGCGGATATCTTTTTTAAACTTGGTGAAGAAAGACTTTCGCGAAGAATTGCGCGACAAATTGTCGAAAAACGTCCCTTTAAAACTACCTTAGAACTGGCTAATGCGATCGCCGCATGTGTTCCTGCTAGCTATCGTCATGGCAGAATTCACCCTGCCACGCGCACCTTTCAAGCTTTACGCATCGCCGTCAATCGCGAATTAGAAAGTCTCGAAAAATGGCTAGCTGTTGCCCCTAATTGGTTAACAACTGGCGGCAAAATTGCGGTGATTACCTTCCATAGTTTGGAAGATCGCATTGTCAAACATACTTTCCGCGAAGACGATCGCCTCCAAGTAATCACCAAAAAAGTGATCATCGCCACCGATGAAGAAATTCGCACCAATCCGCGATCGCGATCGGCAAAGTTACGGATTGCTCAAAAGAAATAAGCAATAAAAAAGCGGTGCAAAGCACCGCTTTTTTATTGCTATATCGATTTCTAGAAGGTGAACGTGGTACGAATCACACCAACAGTTGCTGTACCATTACGAGCATCACTACCTTGGTTGAATACAAAGAATACACCAGGAGTAATGGTGATATTTTTTGATACAGGGATACGATAGAAGGCTTCCAGTTGGTAAGGAGTATTAGGACTAGTCAACCCTACGAAACCAGCAGGAAGAGCAATAGCCCCTGAACTTGCACTGGTAGTAAATAGTGGCTGACCAAAGGAAATAGCTGCCAAGTCACCTTCGCTGAACAAGTCTTTGCCAGATAGAGAAGCTAACCAGCTAGTATTGGTTGTGGAAACAGCAGTTGCGCCAGTACTACCGACAATACCATCAATGAAAGTCCAAGAGCCCCAAGCATTGAAGGTAAATTGCTTGGTGATGTCCCAAATCACACTACCAACAACGGTATTACTCTTGAATCCAGTAGCAGCTAGTCCGGGAGCTATAGGACCTAGAGGGACGGAATCTGCGTTTAATCCTGAATTAAGCCCTTCACCTATGGTGTATGCATTAGCATAACCAATACCAAAGGTGAGGTTATCAGCAGGCTTGAGAACAAACTGAGCCGCAATCTTGGTGTCACCACCAGTTACACCACCAGAACCAGTTGCAGCAGCATTGGATGCACTATAAGCAGCTTGGAAATTAACTTTGTCTGAGATCTTCCAATCAAAACCTGCAACTGCTAAACCAGTCGCTCCACCAGCAGAAGCGATGCGGATTAAAGGAC containing:
- the polA gene encoding DNA polymerase I — protein: MSSEQTHPTFLLVDGHSLAFRAFYAFGKHPEGGLRTSTGIPTSVCFGFLKALIEMLDREKPAAVAIAFDLAQPTFRHEIDDTYKANRSETPESFIPDIQNLQKVLAAMNLPAITQAGFEADDVLGTLSQAASAEGYTVKILSGDRDLFQLIDAEKRISVLNLGQKDKIVEYHADQVKERLGVLPTQVVDYKALCGDASDNIPGVRGIGEKTAVKLITEYGSLENVLAALPSMKGAVKTKLEQGIEDAKHSQFMATIKTDVPLPVAIADCKLTGFDTEQLIPLLEELELKDFIKRVDQIQAKLSGNYEKPSPPAPLPLGEGSKTDSANQGNSEDEELWFDFAKQEENQAIAATASLKLNVQIIDTIPKLENLCKILSNKQPMAWDTETSALNPFEAELVGIGCCWGDSISEVAYIPLSHTSGQNLQWEEVSTILKPILEDASYPKYLQNAKFDRLMFKSAGIELAGVVFDTMIASYVIDPEASHKLDDLAMELLQIRTVSYKTLVGKLKSIAEVAIPSVAQYCGMDTYITYHIQPILEEKLKAVPKLWELFQNLEMPLEPILAEMEWRGIRIDKDYLGIFSKELEKDLDALAIKAYAEAGQEFNLNSPKQLSEILLELLGEKFTKKSRKSKTGYSTDVAVLNKLEGDHPLIDTILENRTLAKLKSTYVDALPSLIQPKTGRVHTDFNQTVTATGRLSSSNPNLQNIPIRTAFSKRIRAGFLPKEDWILMAADYSQIELRILAHLSQEPELMRAFNAGEDVHTVTAQLLLEKEEVNSEERRLAKIINYGVIYGMGAQKFSRDIGVPVKQAKQFIDKFNQRYERIFTYMQSVEVEAERDGYVQTVLGRRRYFRNLKEMGGYQKAALLRSAVNAPIQGTSADIVKLAMLKVHDLLKDYQAKLLLQVHDELVFEVPPDEVAELQPKIKLAMETALELSVKLEVDIHTGKNWMEAK
- a CDS encoding N-6 DNA methylase; amino-acid sequence: MTTLEEHIKRRWADISAETAGEQYTSDDVIGLIAEIIASKIEDSDRLLKIYDYTCGGGNLLFGVEDRIYEQQVYFEQV
- the rsmH gene encoding 16S rRNA (cytosine(1402)-N(4))-methyltransferase RsmH, producing the protein MTAQFHHVPVLAEPTITGLEIVAGGAYLDCTVGGGGHSALILQAAENVSLVGIDRDEMAIAAASENLKDYVNQVSFWRGNFCEYKPAADLKFDGILADLGVSSTQFDVAERGFSFREAGDLDMRMDNRQTLTAAEIVNHYQEKELADIFFKLGEERLSRRIARQIVEKRPFKTTLELANAIAACVPASYRHGRIHPATRTFQALRIAVNRELESLEKWLAVAPNWLTTGGKIAVITFHSLEDRIVKHTFREDDRLQVITKKVIIATDEEIRTNPRSRSAKLRIAQKK